The genome window ACATCTATGCATCCCCACATAAGATAACCTATAAGCTCTATTCCATCTTCAATTACTCCAAGAATCATATTTTTTATATGCTCTTTCATATAATCTATACGATAATCATCAATTATTTTTCCATCTTCATTTACAATATCTTGAGTACCCAGCCCATTTTCTACTATGAATAAAGGAAGCTGATACCTTTCATATAATTGATTCATAGTTATTCTTAATCCTACAGGGTCATTTTGCCATACACTATTTGACTTTGGAAGATATGGATTTTTTATGGTTTCTGGTCCATTTGCCTTTGACTTTTCTAAGCCTTCAGCTCTAGCTGAACTACAAGCACTAGAATAATAGCTAAAAGATACAAAATCTACAGTATTATCCTTAAGCATTTGTAAATCTTCCTCTTTTATTATTAATTTTATTTGATTTGATTTTAAATAATGATTCATAAAGCTCGGATATACGCCTCTAACTTGAACATCAGAAAAAAATAAATTATGCTTTTCATGCTCTAACGCTGCAAATACATCCTCTGGTTTACATGTATATGGATACGTTTTTCCAGCAGCTAACATACATCCAAACTTAAACTTTCTGTTGATACGTTTTCCTATTTCTATAGTTTTTGCATTAGCTAATAATTGATGATGTGCTGCTTGATACTTCTTTTGAAGTTGATTTTCATTATTTATAAAAGTTAATCCAGCTCCTATATATGGAATATGCATTATCATATTCATTTCATTAAAAGGAATCCAGTATCTGACATCATCTTTATATCTTTTCATTAAAATTTCAGCATATTTAACATATAAGTTAACTACCTTTCTATCTGCCCACCCTGAATATTTTTCAACAAGAGAATAAGGTATATCAAAGTGACTTATAGTTATCAATGGTTCTATATTATATTTTTTCAATTCTTTTATTATATTATCATAAAGTTGTAATCCCCTTTCATTTGGCTCACTTTCCTCTCCTGTTGGAAATATTCTTGACCAAGAGATAGAAAATCTAAAACATCTAAAACCTAATTCTGCTAACATTGCTATATCTTCTTTATAATTTTCACAAAATTTAATCCCTATATGACTTGGATAATATTGATTATTTTCATTTAAAATATTATCCTCATCTAAAAATACATCTTTTAATCTCTTATCATTTAATGGAAGTTTATCAAATTGCGACAAACCTTTTCCCCAGCCTAAATAAAATCCTTCACTTTGATTGGCTGAAATTGCTCCTCCCCATAAAAAATCTTTATCTAATTTCATACATCTACCTCTTTCACAATATAAAGTTTTATAATATCTATCTCATATTTAGTTATAAGATTTTTTTCTATAACTATATCTTTTAAATAATTCAATTATATTTTTTAACTCATTATAATTGATATTACCTATTTTCAATATTTTCATAGTACATATTAATATTAGATATCTATGTATATATAATTATATACATAGCAAATACATTTTTATATCCTCATTATTGTTATCTTATTCTCATATATTGCTGTATATTTATATATAAAAAAATAAGATTCCTATATAAGAATCTTATTTTTTCTTCAAGCTATTATATCTTTTTTTAAATTCCAATGGAGAGACTCCGATTTTTTCTTTAAATATTCTATAAAAAGTTTTTGTACTTCCAAAACCAACTTCTTCAACTAAATCTATAATAGATATATTATTATTAAGCAATATCCACTTTGCCTTTTCTAATCTATATTCATTTAAAAAGGTTATAAATGTTTTTCCTGTGTTTTTCTTGAAAAATTTAGTAAAATAATATACACTAAACCCTGCTTCATAAGATACATCCTCTAATTTTATAGGTTGTTTATAATTTTTTTCTACATACTTGAATATATCGCTTAATCGCTCTAGTATCTCTTTAGAGTTCACTTCATATTCTGCTGTATTTTCTTCAATTTCTCTAGGAATCTCTCTGTATAATATAGAAATTAAGTTATACATTTTACCTTTTATTGCATAGCTATATCCTTCTATTTTATACATGTCTTCATTATAGATGTCTATCAATATATCGAAAACTGACTTTCTTATTTTTGATGTCCAATCTCTACTACATTTTTTTATACTACTGAATAAATTAATTAAGCTTTCTTTTTCCTCATTTAATAAAATTAAATCATTAAAAAAAGATATGTCAAATTGAAATACTAATCTTTCACTTACTGGTGATGGTAATATATAATGAATATCACCTCCGTTTATTATCACTATCTCGCCTTTTTTTAGTTGCATAGGCTTATCATTTATAAATAAATTTACTACGCCTTCTGTTATAAGTAATATCTCTATTTCCTTATGCCAGTGTGGTGTTGTTAATACTTCTCCTTCATTTGATAGACTACGAAAAGGAAACTCGTGTATTAATTTAGGCATTTCTAAATATATTGCCATAGATATCCTCTCCTTTCTTATGTCTAAAAATTAATGTATATTATGTCATGAAATATTTTTTTATAGTTTAGATTAAACCATTATATATTAGAATTCTGAACCTCCCATGACTAAAGTCACAGATTTCCTGCTTCATAGAATTTTGCATACTAAAATATGTCTTACTAATTCTCCACAACTTGAGATACAAAATTCTTTAATTCCTAAATCTAGACCTATCTGATTATTAGTATTTTCAAAGGCTTCAATATCTACATCAGTACAGCATAATGATACATAATATCTACCACTTGGTTCTTTAGATACAGTAGCATTAAGTATTCTCCCTTGAGGAACTTGTTTATCCCTTACTTTAACCATACCAAGTTTAGGTAATTTTATATATTGACTAAAGTACATGATGTTTCCATTTGTAAAGTTCGTTTTATATGAGAATCTATTAGTTTTCTTTGATTTAAATTTAGGAAATCCTGACTTTTTTTTAAAGAATTTTTCATATGCGTTTTCTAAATCTTTTAAGGCGTTTTGTAGTGAAAATTTGTCAGGTTCTTTAAGCCACTTTAATTCTTTTTTTAAATTGGTCAAATCAGAACTGCACTGTTTATAAGTAAAAGTTTCTTTATCGTTTTTATAAACTTCTATTCTTTTAGCAAGATACTTATTATATACAAATCTACAACATCCAAAGGTTTTGTTAATTAACTCTTGCTGTTTTTTATTTGGATACATTCTAAACTTATAAGCTTTTTCCACTACTATCACCTCACTTTAATTGTTTTTTCTGATTATTAATATATATATCTTTACCATGAGTCACTTCCATTTTCATCACCCATTATAATATTAACAAACGTAATTATTTAAAACAATTATTTCGAAGATTTTTATATTTATTTTTAAATAACATATTTAAGAACCATAAGTCTTAACTTTTATCATTATCAAGTGATTTTATATTATATATACTAACTATCTACTTTCTCACGTATAAATACAGTCGTTTTTTAATACTGACTCTTTCAGCTTTCTTCGATTAAGTTTAAAAATTTTATGTAAACCTCACTTCAATTAATAGTTAATACTATTTTTTGAGTTTCTTGTATCAATATATATAAGTATAAATTTGAAAAATATCCCATTATATAATCTATTTTACACCTTAGTTAATACAAAGTATCTATTAAATCAATGAAACCTATATTTTAAGTACATAATTTAAATCATTATAAATTTAAACTTAATATTTAATGGTAATCAAATTCTTTACCAATAAATATAAAAAAGATTAATGTGCTATAATTTCTTTAACTAGTAAATTTTATATTTATTATAATGCAATATATCCATAAACTACTTTATTAAAACAAAAGTATTAAGGATTAAAATAAAAAATAGTTAGGGAGATATAATCATGATTTTATATTTTAGCGGTACTGGTAATAGCCGATATGTAGCTCGCAAAATTGCACAAGAATTAAATGATGAACTAATATCATTAAATCAACTTATAAAAGAAGAAAAAACAGATGACTTAATATCAACAGATAAGCCATTCATATTTGTATGCCCTACTTATGCATGGAGATTGCCTATCGTAGTTACAGATTTTATAAAAAAAATAAAATTTTTAGGAAACAACAAAGTTTACTTCATAATGACTTGTGGAGGTGATACAGCAAAAGCCATAAACTATATCCAAAAGCTATGTAAATATAAAGAGTGGCAATTAAAAGGTATGGCAGAAATTAAAATGCCAGAAAATTATATAGCTTTATTTTCCACAACAGATAAAGAAACATCAAAGCAAATGATTAAAGAAGCAGATAAACAAATATCTAAAATTATTTCTGATATACGTAATGAGAATGAGTTTGAAACTATTACCCCTAGTGGCTTAGGAGGTAAAATTAAAAGTGGTATAACAAACGTAGCTTTTTATAAAATATTTGTCCATGCCAAAGGATTTCACTATACTGATAAATGCATTAGCTGTGGAAAATGTGTATCCTTATGTCCTTTAAATAATATTAATTTAAAAAATCAAAAACCAGTTTGGGGAAATAACTGTACTCATTGTATGGCATGTATTTGTGGTTGCCCTGCTGAAGCTATTGAGTATAAAAATAATACCCAAAATAAAGAAAGGTACTATTTAAAATAATACAGTTTTATCATTTAAATCATTATAAAAGTGGCTGTCTCAAAATAGAGAGATGTACTGAGACCCAAAAGTTGGACTTTATACAGGAATGGAATTTTCATTCCTGTTTTTTTACTTTATGTAACTTTAGATTCATATTCAAGTCTATATTTAACAGGGCTACGCCAATTTAATTTTTCTTTAATTCTTTTGTTATTATAATAGTAAATATATTCTGTTATAGCTGTCTTTAATTCGTTGAAACTTTTATATGTTTTTCTATAATACATTTCTTGCTTCATTATTCCAAAGAAATTTTCCATAGGAGAATTATCAAGGCATGTACCCTTACGAGACATACTTTGAAATATTTTATTTTTCTTAAGTGTTTTGCCATACTTATTCATTTGATATGCCCAACCTTGGTCTGAGTGAAAAGTTCTTCTATAAGGACAATCTTTTGTAATATTGATGGTTTCATTTAAAGCATCACTTATTGATTTAAAATTAGGTCTATCTGAGATACTAAATGATAAAACTTCTCCATTAAACATATCTAAAAATGGATCGAGATATGCTTTTTTTATAATTAAATTTCCATTTTTATCAGTAGTATATATTTTAAATTCTGATGTATCAGTTGTTATTTTCTGATGTGGAATTGATGTTTTAAATCTTCTATTTATTTTATTATTTTTTACCTTACCAATTGTACCTTTATAGGAATTAT of Clostridioides sp. ES-S-0054-01 contains these proteins:
- a CDS encoding family 1 glycosylhydrolase, with the protein product MKLDKDFLWGGAISANQSEGFYLGWGKGLSQFDKLPLNDKRLKDVFLDEDNILNENNQYYPSHIGIKFCENYKEDIAMLAELGFRCFRFSISWSRIFPTGEESEPNERGLQLYDNIIKELKKYNIEPLITISHFDIPYSLVEKYSGWADRKVVNLYVKYAEILMKRYKDDVRYWIPFNEMNMIMHIPYIGAGLTFINNENQLQKKYQAAHHQLLANAKTIEIGKRINRKFKFGCMLAAGKTYPYTCKPEDVFAALEHEKHNLFFSDVQVRGVYPSFMNHYLKSNQIKLIIKEEDLQMLKDNTVDFVSFSYYSSACSSARAEGLEKSKANGPETIKNPYLPKSNSVWQNDPVGLRITMNQLYERYQLPLFIVENGLGTQDIVNEDGKIIDDYRIDYMKEHIKNMILGVIEDGIELIGYLMWGCIDVTSVSEGKMTKRYGIIHVDSDDYGRGSFKRTKKQSAFWYKKVIETNGEILFNDMETHV
- a CDS encoding helix-turn-helix transcriptional regulator translates to MAIYLEMPKLIHEFPFRSLSNEGEVLTTPHWHKEIEILLITEGVVNLFINDKPMQLKKGEIVIINGGDIHYILPSPVSERLVFQFDISFFNDLILLNEEKESLINLFSSIKKCSRDWTSKIRKSVFDILIDIYNEDMYKIEGYSYAIKGKMYNLISILYREIPREIEENTAEYEVNSKEILERLSDIFKYVEKNYKQPIKLEDVSYEAGFSVYYFTKFFKKNTGKTFITFLNEYRLEKAKWILLNNNISIIDLVEEVGFGSTKTFYRIFKEKIGVSPLEFKKRYNSLKKK
- a CDS encoding EFR1 family ferrodoxin (N-terminal region resembles flavodoxins. C-terminal ferrodoxin region binds two 4Fe-4S clusters.), coding for MILYFSGTGNSRYVARKIAQELNDELISLNQLIKEEKTDDLISTDKPFIFVCPTYAWRLPIVVTDFIKKIKFLGNNKVYFIMTCGGDTAKAINYIQKLCKYKEWQLKGMAEIKMPENYIALFSTTDKETSKQMIKEADKQISKIISDIRNENEFETITPSGLGGKIKSGITNVAFYKIFVHAKGFHYTDKCISCGKCVSLCPLNNINLKNQKPVWGNNCTHCMACICGCPAEAIEYKNNTQNKERYYLK